GCCCCTGCAGATGACAGGACGGAGAAAGGCGGCCGGGGGATCCCGCTGTTACAGATCACGGACAGTTCTGCGGGCGTTCGGCGACGCGCGAACGTCCGCGCGCGGAACGGAAGTACGGCCGGGCGACCCGACGGGGCACGCCGATGGCCGTCGGCGCGGCGACGGCGGTCGGCGTGAGGGCGCACCTGTGCGGCGCCGGGCGCCGGCTCCGGAACGAGCCGACGCCCGACGCCACTCGGTGGTCGGTGTCACCAGGTGTGGGCGACGTCCACCACGAGGTGGTCGGTCAGGCGCTGCACCCGGAAGGGCAGACGGGCGCGCACGCCGAGCCCGAACTGCGTCACGCCTTCGAAGCTCCCGCCGTACCGGGTGTCCCGGAAGGTGCTGTATCCGGCGAGGTTCACGCCCGGGAGGGGCTGAGCGGGCCGTCCCGGGTAGGTGGGCGTGCCGGTCTGCGGGTTGTAGGCCGGGGCGTTGACCCGCACCTCCAGGATCGCGCCGCCGCCGACGGGGATGGGCCGGCCCGACCCGTCCTGGTAGAGCTGGTCGACGTAGGCGACGGAGAAGCCGAGTCGGGAGGCGCTCGCACCGGGAACGTCGACGACGAACCGGTCGTAGCAGTCGTGGCGGCCGGTCCGGACGTCGGTCACGGGGGTCGCCGTGCTGGTGACATAGCTTTCGGCCAGGCTGCCCCAGCCGGTGGGGCAGGCGGCGGCGGCCCGGGCGGCGGTCGCCGGGGCGGCTTCGGCCGGAGCCACGGCAACGGCCAGGGTGGCGGTCATGAGGGCCGCGGTGGCCCAGACGGTTCTGTTTCGCACCATGATCTCCCCCGAAGGAGTCGCGTGTCGGACATCAACTGAGACAACCTGAATGACCGAAAGGTTGCGCTGTCCCGTGCCTTATGTGGGGTGCGCCCGAGGACGCGGTGCGCCGGTGGTGCGCCTGGGGTGTGTGCGGCTCATGCGGCTTGTGCGGGCCCCTCCTCGTCCCCGTTCCTCCGCCTCCGGGTCCCTCCCCGTGCGTCAGCGGTCGCCTCGCCGACCCCCGGCGGTGCGGCGGCGGGGCATGCCGGACAGGCCTCTTTCGGCGTGGGCGAGTTGGGCCGTGAGGCTGGTCAGCCAGACCTCGAAGTCGACCAGTGCCGGCAACGGCGGCGCGGGCCGACGACCGGGTGCGGGCTCGGCTCCGCCCCGCGGTGCGTTCGGTCCCCCCGCCGACGGTTGCCCACCGGTCGCCGACGGCGGTTCCCCGGCGCACAGGGCGGCCAGCCGGCCGATGGCGGTCACCGCCGCCCGGGCATCGGTACGCGCCCGCGCCGCGGCGGCCGGCGGCAGCGGGTCGGCGGGCAGGTCGAAGCGGGGCAGCCAGTGGGCGCCGAGCAGGACCTGATGGGTGGCGATGAGCACGCTGTGCCAGTCGGCGCCGACCGAGGCGCCGGCGCCGGGTTCGCTGCGGAACTGGGCGTAGGCGGACTCGGCCAGCCGCATCCGGTGCAGGGCGGGCAGCGTCGGCGGAAGGGGTGCGGAGCCCGGCGGCACCGCCGTCAGCACCGCGAGGGTGCCGTCGATCAGCGGCCCGCACTCGCGCAGCAGACCGGCCATGGTCCGGCGCACCTCCCGCCGGGCGCCGGTCGGCCAGGCGAGCATCGCGCACACCAGACCGATGGCGCTGCCGGTGACCACGTCCACGATCCGGGCCTCGGCCAACTGCCAGGAGGCCGGAGCGATCTGGGCGAACGCGGTGGCCACCACGAGGGTGAACAGCCCCTGGGCCCAGGCGATCCCCAGCAGTGGCCCGAGCGCGAAGGCGAGCAGCATGCCCGGCGCG
The window above is part of the Streptomyces sp. NBC_00425 genome. Proteins encoded here:
- a CDS encoding AMIN-like domain-containing (lipo)protein, whose product is MVRNRTVWATAALMTATLAVAVAPAEAAPATAARAAAACPTGWGSLAESYVTSTATPVTDVRTGRHDCYDRFVVDVPGASASRLGFSVAYVDQLYQDGSGRPIPVGGGAILEVRVNAPAYNPQTGTPTYPGRPAQPLPGVNLAGYSTFRDTRYGGSFEGVTQFGLGVRARLPFRVQRLTDHLVVDVAHTW